One genomic region from Croceicoccus sp. YJ47 encodes:
- a CDS encoding MauE/DoxX family redox-associated membrane protein translates to MVMPEHVCPYGLKTVDLLEREGFAVDDHYLETREETDAFKEKHGVKTTPQTFIDGKRIGGYDDLREYFGKSVQKEGETSYQPVIAIFGVAFLLGLAVSWYVFGTIFTVQAIEWFVSLSMALLAIQKLQDIRSFSTMFLNYDLLARRWVRYGFIYPFGEALASILMVAHALPIVSVPVSLFIGTVGAISVFKAVYIDKRELKCACVGGGSNVPLGFVSLTENLFMIGMGLWMGAKALGWVVL, encoded by the coding sequence ATGGTCATGCCCGAGCATGTCTGCCCCTACGGATTGAAGACGGTCGACCTGCTCGAACGTGAAGGGTTCGCGGTGGACGACCACTACCTCGAAACGCGGGAGGAAACCGACGCGTTCAAGGAAAAGCACGGGGTCAAGACCACGCCGCAGACCTTCATCGATGGCAAGCGGATTGGCGGCTATGACGATTTGCGCGAATATTTCGGCAAGTCGGTGCAGAAGGAGGGCGAAACCAGCTATCAGCCGGTGATCGCCATTTTCGGCGTCGCGTTCCTGCTGGGCCTCGCGGTGAGCTGGTACGTGTTCGGAACGATCTTCACCGTGCAGGCGATCGAATGGTTCGTCAGCCTGTCGATGGCGCTGCTCGCCATACAGAAGCTGCAGGATATCCGCAGCTTCTCGACCATGTTCCTCAATTACGACCTGCTGGCGCGGCGATGGGTGCGCTATGGCTTCATCTACCCGTTCGGCGAGGCGCTGGCTAGCATATTGATGGTGGCGCATGCGTTGCCGATCGTGTCGGTGCCGGTGTCGCTCTTCATCGGAACCGTCGGCGCGATCAGCGTGTTCAAGGCCGTATATATCGACAAGCGCGAACTGAAATGCGCGTGCGTCGGCGGGGGCAGCAATGTTCCGCTCGGCTTCGTTTCGCTGACCGAGAACCTGTTCATGATCGGCATGGGCCTGTGGATGGGGGCCAAGGCGCTGGGCTGGGTCGTTCTGTAA
- a CDS encoding DUF305 domain-containing protein: MVSTSTVIMFGLMYANTFDADHIFWSETRFWMMFVMGAMMMVVMLLFMWGMYKDRTRNFIILGVGVVVFALSLWLVRSQATVDDTEYMSAMIPHHSIAIMTSERASLKDPRVRKLAHDIILAQRREIAQMKYLIADIEEHGIRTEERLPEGMTVRSEGTSGAGR, translated from the coding sequence ATGGTGTCGACCTCCACGGTCATCATGTTCGGGCTCATGTATGCCAATACTTTCGATGCCGATCACATATTCTGGAGCGAGACGCGTTTCTGGATGATGTTCGTGATGGGGGCGATGATGATGGTCGTCATGCTCCTTTTCATGTGGGGCATGTACAAGGACCGGACCCGGAATTTCATCATTCTCGGCGTCGGGGTCGTCGTGTTTGCCCTTTCGCTCTGGCTCGTGCGGAGCCAGGCGACCGTGGACGACACCGAATACATGTCCGCGATGATCCCGCATCATTCGATCGCCATCATGACGAGCGAGCGGGCGAGCCTCAAGGATCCGCGCGTGCGCAAGCTGGCGCATGACATCATCCTCGCGCAGCGCCGCGAAATTGCGCAGATGAAATATCTGATCGCCGACATCGAGGAGCACGGCATCCGCACGGAGGAACGCCTTCCCGAAGGCATGACCGTGCGGTCCGAAGGAACGTCGGGGGCAGGCCGATGA
- a CDS encoding DUF6692 family protein, translating to MKRLVTVAALSALALAGCNRNTAIGNDREAGRDPPAQAAPIRPAGSALRNVSTALIKPETMSDADVAAIGGTEGRCVFTLTEVSFPAFVYTPGEQGFIKLNGTLIPLDPAGADRFESGQLIVTTRLLDTRGNAGLRGLEMIVVPPGAGDELGYRGYTSCDG from the coding sequence ATGAAAAGGCTCGTCACTGTCGCCGCCCTGTCCGCGCTGGCTCTTGCCGGGTGCAACCGCAATACGGCCATCGGCAACGACCGCGAAGCCGGGCGCGACCCGCCCGCGCAGGCCGCACCGATCAGGCCGGCTGGCTCTGCGCTACGGAACGTGTCGACCGCGCTCATCAAACCGGAAACGATGAGCGATGCCGACGTGGCCGCGATCGGCGGGACCGAAGGGCGATGCGTTTTCACGCTGACCGAGGTCAGTTTCCCGGCCTTCGTCTATACACCGGGGGAGCAGGGCTTCATCAAGCTCAATGGCACGCTCATTCCGCTCGACCCGGCGGGTGCCGACCGGTTCGAAAGTGGGCAATTGATCGTTACCACCCGGCTGCTCGACACGCGGGGTAATGCCGGATTGCGGGGCCTGGAGATGATCGTGGTTCCGCCCGGTGCCGGGGACGAGCTGGGGTATCGCGGCTATACCAGCTGCGACGGCTGA
- a CDS encoding response regulator transcription factor, with protein MARIILAEDDEIVGEIVRDTLMDAGHAVGWCKDGRSALDAIRFRPPHLAILDQRMPEMSGIEVLRSMRISKELAMVPVLMLTAVRTDADQSIAYYDGADDYITKPCNMEQLLFRADRLIQGAMRRISGMEGMPQFGKMVARPV; from the coding sequence ATGGCGCGCATCATTTTGGCCGAAGACGACGAGATCGTCGGGGAAATCGTCCGCGATACGCTGATGGATGCGGGCCATGCCGTCGGCTGGTGCAAGGATGGCCGGTCGGCGCTCGATGCCATTCGGTTTCGCCCGCCGCATCTCGCCATCCTCGATCAACGCATGCCTGAAATGTCCGGGATCGAAGTGCTGCGCTCCATGCGGATCAGCAAGGAACTCGCCATGGTTCCGGTCCTCATGCTTACCGCGGTGCGCACCGATGCGGATCAATCGATCGCCTATTACGACGGGGCGGACGATTACATCACGAAACCCTGCAACATGGAGCAATTGCTGTTCCGCGCGGACCGCCTGATACAGGGTGCGATGCGCCGCATTTCGGGCATGGAAGGCATGCCGCAATTCGGCAAGATGGTCGCGCGTCCGGTCTGA
- a CDS encoding alpha/beta hydrolase has product MPAVIFPGPEGRLEGRYHPAPRPRAPLAMILHPHPQGGGTMNERITQALFKDFAARGFAVLRFNFRGVGRSQGSFDNGVGELSDAASALDWVQSVHPEAQVTWIAGVSFGALIGMQLMMRRPEIRGFISIAPPANMYDFSFLAPCPASGIMIQGAADTVVTPSSVQKLVDKLRTQKHITIHHDEIPRANHFFEHEFDELMRSVDNYLDFRLSPDCQIR; this is encoded by the coding sequence ATGCCAGCCGTTATTTTTCCCGGTCCCGAAGGCCGCCTAGAAGGCCGTTATCATCCCGCCCCGCGTCCGCGTGCGCCGCTTGCCATGATATTGCACCCGCATCCGCAGGGCGGCGGCACCATGAACGAGCGTATCACGCAAGCCCTGTTCAAGGATTTTGCCGCGCGCGGTTTCGCCGTCCTGCGCTTCAACTTTCGCGGCGTCGGTCGCAGCCAGGGCAGTTTCGACAATGGCGTCGGCGAATTGTCCGATGCGGCCAGCGCGCTCGACTGGGTGCAGTCGGTCCATCCCGAGGCACAGGTCACGTGGATCGCGGGCGTCAGTTTTGGCGCGCTCATCGGGATGCAGCTGATGATGCGGCGCCCGGAAATTCGCGGCTTCATCTCCATCGCGCCGCCCGCAAACATGTACGATTTCTCGTTCCTGGCGCCCTGCCCCGCGTCCGGCATCATGATTCAGGGTGCCGCCGATACGGTGGTGACGCCGTCTTCGGTGCAGAAGCTCGTCGACAAGCTGCGCACGCAGAAGCACATCACCATTCACCACGACGAGATTCCGCGCGCGAACCATTTTTTCGAGCATGAATTCGACGAGCTCATGCGCTCTGTCGACAATTACCTCGATTTCCGCCTGTCGCCCGATTGTCAGATCCGGTGA
- a CDS encoding cysteine desulfurase family protein, giving the protein MIYLDYQATTPLAPEAREAMVRWLDGPDGTGFGNPHSPHRLGRMAAAAVDIAREQVAALFPPGGQVVFTSGATEAINLAMRGTVRAGDERPVAISAIEHAAVRDTAAALGVPVHELPVGDDGVVAADAPWPDATRLVALMQVNNEIGTVQPVGALAERARADGALMLCDAVQAAGRMPVAHADLISVSAHKLHGPKGIGALWVRDGVTLDPQITGGGQQDGMRSGTLSPALCTGFGAAAALAITRMEEDAAHVGRLFDRARAWFAGWTLNGSEALRWRGNLNLRRDGLDVARLMSEVREVAFSAGSACASGSGLPSHVLQAIGLTDTKAKQSIRLGFGRYTREEDLEHAAALIQAAAKQQGF; this is encoded by the coding sequence ATGATCTATCTCGATTATCAGGCGACGACGCCGCTTGCGCCCGAAGCGCGCGAGGCGATGGTGCGCTGGCTGGACGGGCCGGATGGCACTGGCTTCGGCAATCCGCACAGCCCGCATCGCCTGGGACGGATGGCGGCGGCGGCGGTGGACATCGCCCGCGAACAGGTGGCGGCGCTCTTCCCGCCGGGCGGACAGGTCGTTTTCACATCCGGCGCGACCGAGGCGATCAACCTCGCCATGCGGGGCACGGTACGGGCGGGCGACGAACGGCCGGTGGCGATCAGTGCGATCGAACATGCCGCCGTGCGCGATACCGCCGCGGCCCTCGGCGTCCCGGTGCACGAATTGCCGGTCGGTGACGACGGCGTGGTGGCCGCCGACGCCCCCTGGCCGGACGCGACGCGGCTCGTCGCGCTCATGCAGGTCAATAATGAGATCGGCACGGTGCAACCGGTCGGCGCTTTGGCGGAACGGGCACGGGCGGATGGCGCGCTGATGCTGTGCGACGCGGTGCAGGCGGCGGGGCGCATGCCGGTCGCCCATGCCGACCTCATCTCGGTATCGGCGCACAAGCTGCACGGGCCGAAGGGGATCGGCGCGCTATGGGTGCGCGACGGGGTGACGCTCGATCCGCAGATCACCGGCGGGGGGCAGCAGGACGGCATGCGTTCCGGCACGCTCAGCCCCGCATTATGCACAGGGTTCGGGGCGGCGGCGGCGCTGGCCATCACCCGGATGGAGGAGGATGCCGCGCATGTTGGTCGTCTTTTCGACAGGGCGCGCGCATGGTTCGCAGGCTGGACTCTCAACGGGAGCGAGGCGCTGCGCTGGCGCGGGAACCTCAATCTCAGGCGCGACGGGCTGGACGTGGCCCGGCTCATGTCCGAGGTGCGCGAGGTCGCTTTTTCCGCCGGTTCCGCATGCGCGTCGGGATCGGGCCTACCCAGCCATGTCTTGCAGGCCATCGGATTGACTGACACAAAGGCGAAACAATCGATCCGGCTCGGGTTCGGACGCTACACACGGGAAGAGGATCTGGAACATGCCGCGGCCTTGATACAGGCGGCGGCGAAGCAACAGGGATTCTGA
- a CDS encoding 2Fe-2S iron-sulfur cluster-binding protein, whose product MVCVNITTAKGETVKAEGEDGASLLETAQAAGMPLEGTCEGQMACSTCHVVVAPEWFDRLPPATEDEEDMLDLAAGVQRTSRLSCQILLDPGLDGLAISIPLDSHDMRGVG is encoded by the coding sequence ATGGTCTGCGTCAATATCACCACCGCCAAGGGCGAGACCGTCAAGGCCGAGGGCGAGGACGGCGCGAGCCTCCTCGAAACGGCGCAGGCCGCGGGCATGCCGCTCGAAGGGACGTGCGAGGGGCAGATGGCCTGCTCCACCTGCCACGTTGTCGTCGCGCCCGAATGGTTCGACCGCCTGCCGCCTGCGACCGAGGATGAGGAAGACATGCTCGACCTCGCCGCGGGAGTGCAGCGCACGAGCCGCCTGTCGTGTCAGATCCTTCTCGACCCCGGGCTCGACGGGCTCGCCATTTCCATCCCGCTCGATTCGCACGACATGCGCGGCGTGGGATAG
- a CDS encoding type 1 glutamine amidotransferase domain-containing protein, which translates to MAKQILIMATNGFEQSELMKPKANFEDAGMTVTIASPESGEIKGWDQSDWGDTVKVDKTLDQVNVADYDALVLPGGQINPDILRLEEKAVKIVKDFANAGKPVAAICHGPWMLVEADVVKGKTVTSWPSVRTDLKNAGASVVDKEVAVDGNLITSRNPDDIPAFSKAIIDAVENAKSPAMA; encoded by the coding sequence ATGGCCAAACAGATTCTCATCATGGCGACCAACGGGTTCGAGCAGAGCGAACTCATGAAGCCCAAGGCTAATTTCGAGGATGCCGGCATGACCGTCACCATCGCCAGCCCCGAAAGCGGCGAGATCAAGGGTTGGGATCAGAGCGACTGGGGCGACACGGTCAAGGTGGATAAGACGCTCGACCAAGTGAACGTCGCCGATTACGATGCTCTGGTCCTTCCCGGCGGGCAGATCAATCCCGACATCCTGCGGCTTGAGGAAAAGGCCGTGAAGATCGTCAAGGATTTCGCCAATGCGGGAAAGCCGGTCGCCGCGATCTGCCACGGTCCGTGGATGCTGGTCGAGGCCGACGTGGTGAAGGGCAAGACCGTGACGAGCTGGCCCTCGGTCCGTACCGACCTCAAAAATGCAGGTGCCAGCGTGGTGGACAAGGAAGTCGCCGTCGACGGCAATCTCATCACCAGCCGCAACCCGGATGACATTCCCGCCTTTTCCAAGGCCATCATCGATGCGGTGGAAAATGCGAAATCGCCCGCCATGGCATAA
- the parC gene encoding DNA topoisomerase IV subunit A, which translates to MPSDTTEKTEPDPFDRLIDAPFDAALSERYLVYALSTITARSLPDLRDGLKPVHRRLLWAMRQLRLDPGQAFKKSARVVGDVIGKYHPHGDASVYDAMVRLAQDFALRYPLVEGQGNFGNIDGDNAAAYRYTEARLTRTAMLLMAGLDEGTVDFIPTYNGEEQEPEIFPGIFPNLLANGASGIAVGMATSIPSHNVAEVIDATLKLIDNPRAEHGELMEVFRGPDFATGGLVVDSAEAISHAYETGRGSFRMRGRFYASEAASEADRDAGIERLGGGQWQLVISEIPYQVQKGKLIEQIANLIADRKLPILEDVRDESDETIRIVLEPKSRKVDPELLKESIYKLTDLESRFSLNLNVLDATRTPVVMGLGEVLRHWITAQIDILLRRSRHRLDKIAARLELVEGYIAAFLNLDRVIEIIRTEDEPKPIMMAEFELTDRQAEAILNMRLRSLRKLEEMELRRERDALLAERGELEQLIESPARQRTRIKRDLKALRKEYGEDTPLGARRTTIAEAEPTVEFSMDAMIEKEPVTVILSQRGWIRGMKGHVDLAGEFKFKEGDGPAFAMHAQTTDKVLIACDNGRFYTIGCDGLPGERGFGEPVRSMVDIDPEVAIVGVHIYRPKGQLLLAADNGRGFAAEMDELLAETRKGRQVVNLKKGSTLRVVHAIAPAHDHVAVVGDNRKLVIFNLEELPVMTRGQGVQLQRYRDGGLSDATTLTLEDGLSWTMGGETGRTRTEKDMWQWKVARGAAGRLPPTGFPRDNRF; encoded by the coding sequence ATGCCCAGCGATACGACAGAAAAAACCGAGCCCGATCCGTTCGATCGCCTGATCGACGCCCCTTTCGACGCCGCCTTGTCGGAGCGTTATCTCGTCTATGCGCTGTCCACGATCACGGCGCGTTCGCTGCCCGATCTGCGCGATGGGTTGAAGCCCGTGCACCGCCGGCTGTTGTGGGCGATGCGGCAATTGCGGCTCGATCCGGGGCAGGCGTTCAAGAAATCCGCCCGCGTGGTCGGCGACGTCATCGGCAAGTATCACCCCCACGGCGATGCGTCGGTCTATGACGCGATGGTGCGCCTGGCGCAGGATTTTGCGCTGCGTTACCCGCTCGTCGAGGGGCAGGGGAACTTCGGCAATATCGACGGCGATAATGCCGCAGCCTATCGCTATACCGAGGCGCGGCTGACGCGGACTGCGATGCTGCTGATGGCGGGGCTGGACGAGGGGACCGTCGATTTCATCCCGACCTATAACGGGGAGGAGCAGGAGCCGGAGATCTTCCCCGGCATCTTCCCCAACCTGCTCGCCAACGGGGCGAGCGGGATCGCCGTCGGCATGGCGACCTCCATCCCCAGCCACAATGTCGCGGAGGTGATCGACGCCACTTTGAAGCTAATCGACAACCCGCGCGCCGAACATGGCGAGTTGATGGAGGTGTTTCGCGGACCCGATTTCGCGACCGGCGGTCTGGTGGTCGACAGTGCGGAGGCGATTTCCCATGCGTATGAAACCGGGCGCGGTTCGTTTCGCATGCGGGGCCGTTTCTATGCGAGCGAGGCGGCAAGCGAAGCCGACCGCGATGCCGGGATCGAACGGCTGGGCGGGGGGCAGTGGCAGCTCGTCATTTCCGAAATCCCGTATCAGGTGCAGAAGGGCAAGCTGATCGAGCAGATCGCCAATCTGATCGCCGACCGCAAATTGCCGATCCTCGAAGACGTGCGCGACGAAAGCGACGAAACGATCCGCATCGTGCTCGAACCCAAGAGCCGCAAGGTCGACCCCGAACTGCTCAAGGAAAGCATTTACAAGCTGACCGATCTGGAAAGCCGGTTCTCGCTCAATCTCAACGTGCTGGACGCGACGCGCACGCCGGTCGTGATGGGGCTGGGTGAGGTGCTGCGCCACTGGATCACGGCGCAGATCGACATTCTCCTGCGCCGCAGCCGCCACCGGCTGGACAAGATCGCGGCGCGGCTGGAGCTGGTCGAAGGGTATATCGCCGCCTTCCTCAACCTCGACCGGGTGATCGAGATCATCCGTACCGAGGACGAGCCGAAACCGATCATGATGGCGGAGTTCGAGCTGACCGACCGGCAGGCCGAGGCGATCCTCAACATGCGGCTGCGCAGCCTGCGCAAGCTGGAGGAGATGGAGCTTCGCCGCGAGCGTGACGCCCTGCTCGCCGAACGTGGCGAGCTGGAGCAGCTCATCGAAAGTCCGGCCCGCCAGCGCACGCGGATCAAGCGCGACCTGAAGGCGCTGCGCAAGGAATATGGCGAGGATACGCCGCTCGGTGCGCGGCGCACGACCATTGCCGAGGCGGAACCCACCGTCGAATTCAGCATGGACGCCATGATCGAGAAGGAGCCGGTCACCGTCATCCTGTCACAGCGCGGCTGGATCCGCGGGATGAAGGGGCATGTCGACCTTGCGGGCGAATTCAAGTTCAAGGAAGGCGACGGCCCCGCCTTCGCCATGCATGCGCAGACGACGGACAAGGTGCTCATCGCGTGTGACAATGGCCGGTTCTACACCATAGGATGCGACGGATTGCCCGGCGAGCGCGGTTTTGGCGAGCCGGTGCGCTCGATGGTCGACATCGATCCGGAGGTCGCGATCGTGGGCGTCCACATCTATCGGCCCAAGGGGCAATTGCTGCTCGCCGCCGACAACGGGCGCGGGTTCGCTGCGGAAATGGACGAATTGCTCGCCGAAACGCGCAAGGGCCGCCAGGTCGTGAATCTAAAGAAGGGCAGCACGTTGCGCGTTGTCCATGCCATCGCGCCGGCGCACGACCATGTCGCGGTGGTGGGCGACAATCGCAAGCTCGTCATCTTCAACCTCGAAGAATTGCCGGTGATGACGCGGGGGCAGGGGGTGCAGTTGCAACGGTACCGCGACGGCGGCCTGTCCGATGCGACGACGCTCACGCTGGAGGACGGGCTGAGCTGGACCATGGGCGGGGAAACCGGGCGCACCCGCACCGAAAAGGACATGTGGCAATGGAAAGTCGCGCGCGGCGCGGCCGGACGCCTGCCGCCGACCGGTTTTCCCCGCGACAATCGCTTTTGA
- a CDS encoding DEAD/DEAH box helicase, whose protein sequence is MSYFKELGLAEPILRALSAKGYEEPTPIQRKSIPSLMEGRDLLGIAQTGTGKTAAFALPSLHRLADSGGSPKPASCRMLVLSPTRELAAQIADNMGYYAKNLDLSIQCIFGGVPANKQARKLTHGTDVLVATPGRLLDLIDQRALTLRDVEIFVLDEADQMMDLGFIKPLTRIAAMLPEKRQSLFFSATMPQAIQQLGKRFITNPVKVEIAPQSTTAERVEQYATFVNQAEKQALLTLSLKAGLDKGEIERCLVFTRTKHGADKVVRHLAAAGIVAAAIHGNKSQAQRTRALDGFREGRVPVLVATDIAARGIDVTGVSHVFNFEIPNVAEQYVHRIGRTARAGADGVAISYVAPDEKPYIRDIEKLTRVKLTPMPLPDDFTLQAATLPKPSRAPAGAERAPQGERRGNGGGGGGRGRGNGGGGRGRGNGGGGRGPKPEGQRQGGERREGAEGQRNRRPRGPKPARAGGSN, encoded by the coding sequence ATGTCCTATTTCAAAGAACTCGGCCTTGCCGAACCCATCCTGCGCGCGCTTTCGGCCAAGGGCTACGAAGAGCCGACCCCGATTCAGCGCAAATCCATCCCCTCGCTCATGGAAGGGCGCGACCTGCTCGGCATTGCGCAGACCGGCACCGGCAAGACGGCGGCGTTTGCGCTGCCCTCGCTGCACCGTCTGGCGGATAGCGGCGGTTCGCCCAAGCCGGCCTCGTGCCGCATGCTCGTCCTGTCGCCGACGCGCGAACTGGCCGCGCAGATCGCCGACAACATGGGCTATTACGCCAAGAACCTCGATCTTTCGATCCAGTGCATCTTTGGCGGCGTCCCCGCGAACAAGCAGGCGCGCAAGCTGACCCATGGCACCGACGTGCTCGTTGCGACACCGGGCCGCCTGCTCGACCTCATCGATCAGCGTGCGCTGACCCTGCGCGATGTCGAAATCTTCGTGCTCGACGAGGCGGATCAGATGATGGACCTCGGTTTCATCAAGCCGCTGACCCGGATCGCCGCGATGCTGCCCGAAAAGCGTCAGTCGCTGTTCTTCTCCGCGACCATGCCGCAAGCGATCCAGCAACTCGGCAAGCGATTCATCACCAATCCGGTGAAGGTCGAGATCGCGCCACAATCCACCACCGCGGAACGGGTCGAGCAATATGCGACCTTCGTGAACCAGGCGGAAAAGCAGGCGCTGCTCACGCTTTCATTGAAGGCAGGGCTCGACAAGGGCGAGATCGAACGCTGCCTCGTGTTTACCCGCACGAAGCATGGCGCGGACAAGGTGGTGCGCCATCTCGCCGCCGCCGGGATCGTCGCCGCCGCCATCCACGGCAACAAGTCGCAGGCGCAGCGCACCCGCGCATTGGACGGGTTCCGCGAGGGCCGCGTGCCGGTGCTGGTCGCGACGGATATTGCCGCGCGCGGGATCGACGTGACGGGCGTCAGCCATGTCTTCAACTTCGAAATTCCGAACGTGGCCGAACAATATGTGCACCGCATCGGCCGCACCGCGCGTGCCGGGGCCGATGGCGTCGCCATCAGCTATGTCGCGCCGGATGAGAAACCCTATATCCGCGATATCGAGAAGCTGACGCGGGTGAAGCTCACCCCGATGCCGCTGCCCGATGATTTCACGCTGCAGGCTGCAACCCTGCCCAAGCCGAGCCGCGCACCCGCGGGTGCCGAACGCGCGCCGCAGGGCGAACGTCGCGGCAATGGCGGCGGCGGCGGCGGGCGTGGCCGCGGCAACGGCGGCGGTGGACGCGGCCGCGGCAATGGCGGCGGCGGGCGTGGCCCCAAGCCCGAAGGCCAGCGGCAGGGCGGCGAACGCCGCGAAGGCGCCGAGGGGCAGCGCAACCGCCGTCCCCGCGGGCCGAAGCCGGCACGGGCCGGTGGATCGAACTGA
- a CDS encoding TIGR02281 family clan AA aspartic protease — MDLSFIPFDALPFGDVLEAQPLLALALFALLVSIIGSMVARVAPAPGAALRSLGSVGLAGVLILTVIDVARMNPDVDFALPQLGMPKQVVEGDETRVPLGRDGHYWVEATINGHPERFLIDTGASLTAIAPETAQAGGIEREALRGTIALRTANGAAPGQMASIAELRAGNIVARDLDVVVAPSMGGMNVLGMNFLSRLDGWRVEDGTLILTPAPAQETDADEI, encoded by the coding sequence ATGGATCTTTCCTTCATCCCGTTCGACGCGCTTCCTTTCGGCGACGTGCTCGAGGCGCAGCCGCTGCTTGCGCTCGCGCTGTTTGCCTTGCTCGTGTCGATCATCGGCTCGATGGTTGCGCGGGTGGCTCCTGCGCCCGGCGCCGCGCTGCGCTCGCTCGGCAGCGTGGGGCTGGCCGGCGTGCTGATCCTCACCGTCATCGACGTGGCCCGCATGAACCCGGATGTCGATTTCGCCCTCCCGCAACTGGGCATGCCGAAACAGGTGGTCGAAGGTGATGAAACGCGCGTGCCGCTCGGCCGGGACGGGCATTACTGGGTTGAGGCGACGATCAACGGCCATCCCGAACGGTTCCTGATCGACACGGGCGCCTCGCTTACCGCCATCGCGCCCGAAACCGCACAGGCCGGCGGGATCGAGCGTGAGGCGCTGCGCGGGACGATCGCGCTGCGCACCGCCAATGGCGCGGCGCCGGGACAGATGGCGTCGATTGCGGAGCTGCGCGCGGGCAATATCGTGGCCCGCGATCTTGACGTAGTGGTCGCCCCGTCGATGGGCGGGATGAACGTGCTGGGCATGAATTTCCTGTCCCGGCTCGATGGCTGGCGGGTGGAGGACGGGACGCTGATCCTGACCCCTGCTCCGGCGCAGGAAACGGACGCCGACGAAATATAA
- a CDS encoding CCA tRNA nucleotidyltransferase, whose protein sequence is MTLPALPWTRWDGLRALVDALGAEECRYVGGCVRDALLNVAAQDIDIATRHAPDAVMRRLNDAGIRTIPTGLDHGTVTALLPEASVEITTLRRDVATDGRHATIAFTDDWREDAARRDFTINALYAHPLTLAIDDYFGGLDDLKAGIVRFIGDARTRIAEDHLRILRYFRFEARFGSGAPDAEAIAACRECAPTLMGLSRERIGQELRRLLALPRPAETVRRMADLGVLRVILPECGTDERDTLSRLIEAEDAAGIAPDAMR, encoded by the coding sequence GTGACGCTCCCCGCCCTGCCCTGGACGCGGTGGGACGGCCTGCGCGCGCTCGTCGATGCGCTCGGCGCCGAGGAGTGCCGCTATGTCGGGGGATGCGTGCGCGATGCGTTGCTGAACGTCGCGGCGCAGGACATTGACATCGCCACCCGCCATGCGCCGGATGCGGTGATGCGCAGGCTGAACGATGCGGGCATTCGGACGATTCCGACCGGGCTCGATCATGGTACGGTGACCGCGCTCCTTCCCGAAGCATCGGTGGAGATCACGACGCTGCGCCGCGATGTCGCGACCGACGGGCGTCATGCCACGATCGCCTTCACCGACGATTGGCGGGAGGATGCGGCGCGGCGCGATTTCACGATCAACGCGCTCTATGCCCATCCCCTGACGCTGGCCATCGACGATTATTTCGGCGGGCTGGACGATTTGAAGGCCGGGATCGTGCGTTTTATCGGCGATGCGCGCACCCGGATCGCGGAGGATCATTTGCGGATCCTGCGCTATTTCCGGTTCGAGGCGCGTTTCGGCTCCGGCGCGCCCGATGCCGAGGCAATAGCGGCATGCCGGGAATGTGCACCGACCTTGATGGGGCTTTCGCGCGAACGGATCGGGCAGGAACTGCGCCGATTGCTCGCGCTGCCGCGGCCTGCCGAAACGGTGCGGCGCATGGCCGACCTTGGCGTGCTGCGCGTGATCCTGCCGGAATGCGGGACGGATGAGCGCGACACGCTAAGCCGGCTGATCGAGGCGGAGGACGCGGCGGGTATCGCCCCCGATGCGATGCGCTAG